The following proteins come from a genomic window of Novosphingobium aromaticivorans DSM 12444:
- the secA gene encoding preprotein translocase subunit SecA gives MFGSIAKALFGSSNDRYVKSLDKIVRQIAAFEPHVQALSDEELAAQTPKFRQMLAEGKTLDDILPEAFATVREASVRALGMRHFDVQMIGGIVLHRGEIAEMRTGEGKTLVATLAVYLNALEGKGVHVVTVNDYLARRDAETMGVLYNFLGLTVGVIVPNLNEEQRREAYNADITYATNNELGFDYLRDNMKHERGQMVHRPFNFAIVDEVDSILIDEARTPLIISGPTDDKSDLYISVDAVVKQIAPDLYEADEKTKNITLTEDGVEWVERAFEDAGLLVGSNLYDVENTMVVHHLDQALKANVMFKRDIDYIVKDGKIVIIDEFTGRMMDGRRWSNGLHQAVEAKEGVKIEPENQTMASITFQNYFRMYPKIAGMTGTAATEAPEFFDIYKMNVVSIPTNVPVQRIDEEDEFYKNTMDKFGAIAKLIRERYENGQPVLVGTVSIEKSELLSEFLQKEGVKHNVLNARFHEMEAHIVAQAGRLGAVTIATNMAGRGTDIQLGGNVEFRIEDELRDVPEGPEREAGIARIRAEVAEEKQKVLAAGGLCVIGTERHESRRIDNQLRGRSGRQGDPGMSKFYLCLEDDLLRIFGPDTLFARMMNSNLADGEAIGSKWLSKAIETAQKKVEARNYDIRKQVVEYDDVMNDQRKVIYEQRADIMDAEAVGDVVTDMRHDTVNAIVGDACPPGSYPEQWDVESLKARVRDVLGIEIPLDDWFQEEAIEPDTIEERIQQLADAHMDTKITEVDASAWRSLEKSILLERLDHHWKEHLATLDALRQVVFLRAYAQKTPINEYKQEAFGLFEKMLDAIREDVTRILMTSEIRLRPVEEFQLPELPDFLTSHIDPFTGENDAAPLAPAPSMFGALPPQAGGALSGGFPDGDPFAGQGISRNAPCPCGSGQKYKHCHGVAA, from the coding sequence ATGTTCGGCTCCATCGCCAAGGCTCTCTTCGGTTCTTCCAACGACCGCTACGTCAAGTCGCTCGACAAGATCGTCCGCCAGATCGCCGCCTTCGAACCTCACGTCCAGGCGCTGTCGGACGAGGAACTGGCGGCGCAGACCCCGAAGTTCCGCCAGATGCTGGCCGAGGGCAAGACGCTGGACGACATCCTGCCAGAAGCCTTCGCGACGGTGCGCGAGGCGTCGGTGCGCGCCCTCGGCATGCGCCACTTCGACGTGCAGATGATCGGCGGCATCGTGCTTCACCGCGGCGAGATCGCGGAAATGCGCACCGGCGAGGGCAAGACCCTTGTTGCGACGCTGGCGGTCTATCTCAACGCGCTGGAAGGCAAGGGCGTCCATGTCGTCACGGTGAACGACTATCTGGCCCGCCGCGACGCCGAGACGATGGGCGTGCTCTACAATTTCCTCGGCCTGACCGTCGGCGTGATCGTGCCCAACCTCAACGAGGAACAGCGGCGCGAGGCCTACAACGCGGACATCACCTACGCGACCAACAACGAGCTGGGCTTCGACTACCTGCGCGACAACATGAAGCACGAGCGGGGCCAGATGGTGCACCGCCCGTTCAACTTCGCCATCGTCGACGAGGTGGACTCGATCCTGATCGACGAGGCGCGCACCCCGCTGATCATCTCGGGTCCGACCGACGACAAGAGCGACCTCTACATCTCGGTCGACGCCGTGGTGAAGCAGATCGCCCCGGACCTTTACGAGGCGGACGAGAAGACCAAGAACATCACGCTGACCGAAGACGGCGTCGAATGGGTAGAGCGCGCGTTCGAGGACGCCGGGCTGCTCGTCGGCTCGAACCTCTATGACGTCGAGAACACGATGGTGGTCCATCACCTCGACCAGGCGCTGAAGGCCAATGTCATGTTCAAGCGTGACATCGACTACATCGTCAAGGACGGCAAGATCGTCATCATCGACGAGTTCACCGGCCGCATGATGGACGGCCGTCGCTGGTCCAACGGCCTGCACCAAGCGGTCGAGGCCAAGGAGGGCGTCAAGATCGAGCCCGAGAACCAGACGATGGCCTCGATCACGTTCCAGAACTACTTCCGCATGTACCCGAAGATCGCCGGCATGACCGGTACGGCGGCAACCGAGGCGCCCGAGTTCTTCGACATCTACAAGATGAACGTCGTCTCGATCCCGACGAACGTGCCGGTGCAGCGCATCGACGAGGAAGACGAGTTCTACAAGAACACGATGGACAAGTTCGGCGCCATCGCGAAGCTTATCCGCGAGCGTTACGAGAACGGGCAGCCGGTGCTGGTCGGCACGGTGTCGATCGAGAAGTCCGAGCTGCTTTCCGAATTCCTCCAGAAGGAAGGCGTGAAGCACAACGTGCTGAATGCCCGTTTCCACGAGATGGAAGCGCACATCGTGGCGCAGGCGGGCCGGCTTGGCGCGGTGACCATCGCGACCAACATGGCGGGTCGCGGCACCGACATCCAGCTCGGCGGCAACGTCGAGTTCCGCATCGAGGACGAACTGCGCGACGTGCCGGAAGGACCGGAGCGCGAGGCCGGCATTGCCCGCATCCGCGCCGAAGTGGCCGAGGAAAAGCAGAAGGTTCTGGCCGCGGGCGGGCTTTGCGTGATCGGCACCGAGCGCCACGAAAGTCGCCGTATCGACAATCAGCTCCGCGGCCGTTCGGGACGCCAGGGCGACCCCGGCATGAGCAAGTTCTACCTCTGCCTGGAGGACGACCTCCTGCGCATCTTCGGCCCGGACACGCTGTTCGCCCGCATGATGAACAGCAACCTTGCCGATGGCGAGGCAATCGGTTCGAAGTGGTTGTCGAAGGCGATCGAGACGGCGCAGAAGAAGGTCGAAGCCCGCAACTACGACATCCGCAAGCAGGTCGTCGAATACGACGACGTGATGAACGACCAGCGCAAGGTCATCTACGAGCAGCGTGCGGACATAATGGACGCAGAGGCCGTGGGCGACGTGGTCACCGACATGCGCCACGATACGGTGAACGCCATCGTCGGCGATGCCTGCCCGCCGGGCTCCTATCCGGAACAGTGGGACGTGGAGAGCCTGAAGGCGAGGGTCCGCGACGTTCTGGGGATCGAAATTCCCCTGGACGACTGGTTCCAGGAAGAAGCAATCGAGCCCGACACCATCGAGGAACGTATCCAGCAGCTGGCTGATGCCCATATGGATACGAAGATCACCGAGGTCGATGCGAGCGCGTGGCGAAGCCTCGAGAAGTCGATCCTGCTCGAACGGCTTGACCATCACTGGAAGGAGCACCTCGCGACGCTCGACGCGCTGCGCCAGGTGGTGTTCCTGCGGGCCTACGCGCAGAAGACGCCGATCAACGAGTACAAGCAGGAAGCGTTCGGCCTGTTCGAGAAGATGCTCGATGCGATCCGCGAGGACGTGACGCGCATCCTGATGACGAGCGAGATCCGCCTGCGTCCGGTGGAAGAGTTCCAGCTTCCGGAATTGCCGGACTTCCTTACCAGCCATATCGATCCGTTCACCGGCGAGAACGATGCTGCGCCGCTCGCTCCGGCACCGTCGATGTTCGGTGCGCTGCCGCCGCAGGCAGGCGGGGCGCTTTCAGGCGGTTTTCCCGATGGAGATCCGTTTGCCGGCCAGGGGATCAGCCGCAATGCGCCGTGTCCTTGCGGTTCGGGCCAGAAGTACAAGCATTGTCACGGCGTCGCCGCCTGA
- a CDS encoding energy transducer TonB produces the protein MIKQFCHPLAVVAFLSFASGAAAREPTAAVPMGSPGWWATSGDYPREALQKKLEGTAGFRVTVGPDGKPSACEIVASSGVAALDEVTCSVVMTRAKFYPARDAKGKVTEGVYSNAIRWILPPDVSKTLSPKSETLTFILDKDGSIKDCTFVVTGADAEVARKTKNLCDSHSAFNEPYRDADGKAVAKRVIMKSSLELEDVAK, from the coding sequence ATGATCAAGCAGTTCTGCCATCCGCTTGCCGTTGTGGCATTTTTGTCTTTTGCGTCCGGTGCGGCCGCCAGGGAGCCGACTGCCGCAGTGCCGATGGGCAGTCCCGGCTGGTGGGCCACTTCCGGAGATTATCCACGGGAAGCCTTGCAGAAAAAGCTTGAAGGCACGGCTGGGTTTCGCGTCACGGTTGGTCCCGATGGAAAGCCAAGTGCATGCGAAATCGTCGCATCGAGCGGCGTAGCGGCGCTCGACGAGGTGACCTGTTCCGTCGTGATGACCCGCGCCAAGTTCTATCCCGCTCGCGATGCCAAGGGCAAGGTCACCGAAGGCGTCTATTCCAACGCGATACGGTGGATCCTGCCGCCGGACGTCAGCAAGACCCTCTCGCCCAAATCCGAGACCCTGACCTTCATTCTCGACAAGGATGGATCGATCAAGGATTGCACGTTCGTGGTCACCGGCGCGGATGCCGAAGTGGCGCGGAAGACCAAAAACCTGTGCGACTCCCATTCGGCCTTCAACGAACCCTATCGCGATGCCGACGGCAAGGCGGTGGCGAAGAGGGTGATCATGAAGTCTTCACTCGAACTCGAAGATGTCGCGAAGTAA
- the argJ gene encoding bifunctional glutamate N-acetyltransferase/amino-acid acetyltransferase ArgJ, protein MSDAVSPLATPFPELPAIAGVTPRVARAGYKDWGRCDLTYVELSQGTAVAGVFTRNVCCSSEVELGRANVARGRARALVVNAGNSNAFTGYRGREAVEQIMTQVAANLGCAQEEVFVSSTGVIGVPLPKDKARAGIEAALAADECTWEEAARTIGTTDTFPKGASAKAQLGAVQVHFSAIIKGSGMIAPDMATMLGYVFTDAAVSPEFLQECLSAANRRTFSCITVDSDTSTSDTVLAFATGKAGNEPLTSFDSPGADAFAAALEDICRQLSHLVVKDGEGAQKFIAVAVSGAVSDESARKVGLAIANSPLVKTAIAGEDANWGRVVMAVGKAGQPADRDRLSIGFGGTWAARDGQPLADYDEAPVAAHLKGREISIEVDLGLGDGRATVWTCDLTHGYISINADYRS, encoded by the coding sequence ATGTCCGACGCCGTTTCTCCGCTCGCCACGCCCTTTCCCGAACTGCCGGCCATCGCCGGCGTCACGCCGCGCGTCGCGCGCGCTGGATACAAGGACTGGGGCCGGTGCGACCTGACGTATGTCGAACTGTCGCAAGGCACTGCTGTCGCGGGCGTCTTCACCCGCAACGTTTGCTGTTCCTCGGAAGTTGAGCTTGGCCGCGCGAACGTTGCCCGGGGCCGCGCACGGGCGCTGGTCGTGAATGCCGGCAACTCCAATGCCTTCACCGGCTATCGCGGGCGCGAGGCGGTGGAGCAGATCATGACGCAGGTCGCCGCAAACCTCGGCTGCGCGCAGGAAGAGGTCTTCGTTTCCTCCACCGGCGTGATCGGCGTGCCCTTGCCCAAGGACAAGGCCAGGGCGGGCATCGAGGCGGCGCTGGCGGCCGATGAATGCACCTGGGAAGAGGCCGCGCGCACGATCGGTACGACCGACACCTTCCCCAAGGGAGCGTCCGCCAAGGCGCAGCTAGGTGCCGTTCAGGTACACTTCAGCGCAATCATAAAGGGAAGCGGCATGATCGCACCCGACATGGCGACGATGCTCGGCTACGTCTTCACCGACGCAGCCGTAAGCCCTGAATTTCTTCAGGAATGCCTGTCTGCGGCCAACCGCCGCACCTTCTCGTGCATCACTGTCGACAGCGATACGTCAACCAGCGACACCGTCCTCGCTTTCGCCACCGGCAAGGCCGGCAACGAGCCCCTGACCTCGTTCGACAGCCCCGGTGCCGATGCCTTCGCGGCCGCGCTGGAGGACATCTGCCGCCAGCTTTCCCATCTCGTGGTCAAGGACGGCGAAGGCGCGCAGAAGTTCATCGCCGTCGCCGTCTCGGGCGCTGTCTCGGACGAGAGCGCCCGCAAGGTCGGCCTCGCCATCGCCAACTCGCCACTGGTCAAGACCGCAATCGCCGGCGAGGATGCCAACTGGGGGCGCGTCGTCATGGCCGTGGGCAAGGCCGGCCAACCGGCAGACCGCGACCGCCTGTCCATTGGCTTCGGCGGTACCTGGGCCGCGCGCGACGGACAGCCGCTTGCCGACTACGACGAAGCGCCCGTCGCCGCGCATCTCAAGGGCCGGGAAATCTCGATCGAGGTAGATCTCGGCCTCGGCGATGGCAGGGCGACGGTCTGGACCTGCGACCTGACGCACGGCTACATCTCGATCAACGCCGACTATCGCAGTTGA
- a CDS encoding glutathione S-transferase family protein — protein MITLWGRLNSHNVKKVAWALIEMDLPHQRRDIGGQFGYTTDYLAKNPNRMVPMIEEGELALWESNAILRYLADRHAPAFRSDDPVVRAQGDKWMDWQFHFADAQRDAFLGCVRHGKDASDPAVATSATAAAGMMAILDEELARRPWLSGDRFGIADIPMGVYAHTYHSLPIERPDLPHLADWYARLRTRPGYASQVMIPLI, from the coding sequence GTGATCACACTCTGGGGCCGCCTGAACTCGCACAACGTGAAGAAGGTGGCGTGGGCGCTGATCGAGATGGACCTGCCCCATCAGCGCCGCGATATCGGCGGTCAGTTCGGTTATACTACGGATTATCTTGCAAAAAATCCTAATCGCATGGTCCCGATGATCGAGGAGGGCGAACTGGCGTTGTGGGAATCCAACGCCATCCTGCGCTATCTCGCGGATCGCCACGCGCCCGCATTCCGCAGCGACGACCCGGTCGTTCGCGCGCAGGGCGACAAGTGGATGGATTGGCAGTTCCATTTCGCCGATGCGCAGCGCGATGCCTTTCTCGGATGCGTGCGGCACGGAAAGGACGCGAGCGATCCTGCAGTCGCCACGTCTGCCACCGCCGCCGCCGGGATGATGGCGATCCTCGACGAGGAACTCGCCCGTCGTCCGTGGCTGTCCGGTGACCGCTTCGGCATCGCGGATATCCCGATGGGCGTCTATGCCCACACCTACCATTCGTTGCCGATCGAGCGCCCCGACCTGCCACACCTAGCGGACTGGTACGCACGCCTGCGCACCCGGCCCGGCTACGCCAGCCAGGTCATGATCCCGCTCATCTGA
- a CDS encoding inositol monophosphatase family protein codes for MAETALDEAVAALMRDTAQRTLLKHYQQLADHHVTAKAADDVVTIADTESEAMLAEGLARILPEAAIVGEEAAHADASVLEHLSDSLCWIIDPLDGTNNFAVGKPPFGILLALAEKGETVAGWIYDPLTGRLCTAHRGKGAWLNGERFTARPSGQEPPIAAISLVFVDQEKRAALLEHIAPHYALVDIPRCAAEQYPRIALGINDVSVFERTLAWDHAAGVLFLNESGGKAARPDGSPYRVDRHLEPGLIGAASPALFDALAERMSLIG; via the coding sequence ATGGCAGAAACAGCTCTCGACGAAGCCGTCGCCGCGCTCATGCGTGACACCGCGCAGCGCACGCTTCTGAAGCACTATCAGCAGCTTGCCGACCATCACGTGACCGCCAAGGCCGCCGACGACGTGGTCACCATCGCCGATACGGAAAGCGAGGCCATGCTGGCCGAAGGGCTCGCCCGCATCCTTCCGGAAGCCGCCATCGTCGGGGAAGAAGCCGCCCACGCCGATGCGTCGGTGCTCGAGCACCTGTCCGACAGTCTGTGCTGGATCATCGACCCGCTTGACGGCACCAACAATTTCGCCGTGGGCAAGCCGCCCTTCGGCATCCTGCTTGCGCTGGCCGAAAAAGGCGAGACCGTGGCCGGGTGGATCTACGATCCGTTGACGGGCCGCCTGTGCACGGCCCATCGCGGCAAGGGGGCATGGCTGAACGGCGAGCGCTTCACCGCGCGTCCCAGCGGCCAAGAACCGCCCATCGCGGCGATTTCTCTGGTCTTCGTGGATCAGGAGAAGCGAGCGGCGCTGCTGGAGCATATCGCCCCGCATTATGCCCTGGTCGACATTCCGCGCTGCGCCGCCGAGCAATACCCGCGCATTGCCCTTGGCATCAACGACGTGTCGGTGTTCGAACGGACCCTGGCGTGGGACCACGCCGCCGGTGTCCTGTTTCTCAACGAGTCCGGTGGAAAGGCCGCGCGCCCTGACGGGTCGCCCTACCGGGTCGACCGCCATCTCGAGCCCGGCCTCATCGGCGCGGCCAGCCCGGCGCTGTTCGACGCGCTGGCCGAGCGGATGTCACTGATCGGCTGA
- the trxA gene encoding thioredoxin — protein sequence MPTKAVTDASFASDVLGSSKPVLVDFWADWCGPCKMIAPALEEIAEELGDKVEIAKVDIMENTDTASKFGVQSIPLLILFKDGQPVAQKLGAAPKSQLKGWLESVL from the coding sequence ATGCCGACCAAAGCCGTCACCGACGCCAGCTTCGCCAGCGATGTCCTGGGCAGCAGCAAGCCCGTGCTCGTCGATTTCTGGGCGGACTGGTGCGGCCCCTGCAAGATGATCGCCCCGGCGCTCGAGGAGATCGCCGAGGAGCTTGGCGACAAGGTCGAGATCGCCAAGGTCGACATCATGGAAAACACGGACACCGCCAGCAAGTTCGGCGTCCAGTCGATCCCGCTGCTGATCCTCTTCAAGGACGGTCAGCCCGTGGCGCAGAAGCTTGGCGCAGCGCCGAAGAGCCAGCTCAAGGGCTGGCTGGAAAGCGTTCTCTGA
- the addA gene encoding double-strand break repair helicase AddA produces the protein MSKVYPLKENQAHAVHPQRTVWLSASAGTGKTQVLSARVLRLLLQDGVEPEQLLCLTFTKAGAAEMATRVNEVLASWVRLPEIELAQQLRAIGAPFDPGTVARARSRFAAVLDCPGGGLRIETIHAFCQWLLASFPVEAGLRPGTRAMEDRDRALLVRQVLAEMLVEAGERGDEELLDALATLSRRMSEDQVEAFLLRCASARDLWWGAGSWTPPLRPRINRALGLGEDAGVAALAALCAEDAFDCQSVRRCMEMNAAWGTKGGIENANALGDWLSATPSRRLETIALLEACFLTAKGEPRSTTNIEKKQPDYPGYASRVIACIEALRAERAKIDLADLLETALGVGRRFALAWDAAKTREGFIDFDDQIRTAAELLTRRTTAEWIRFKLDRRFDHILVDEAQDTNASQWQIVLEGLVSDFFTGEGQRGPAVRTLFVVGDYKQAIFGFQGTSPENFARASIRVKEQLAEVSAILRDPERELLELGLGQSFRTAAPILGFVDAAIGRIGWDRFGLSQMPEQHKGLPIPGTVGLWRVVGDDAGEPGEDGEDTDEGEEGWLSRPDRELADRIARQVRAWIDVGFPLGKGDTPRLANAGDVMILVRKRKELAGLIVARLHARGVPVAGVDRLRLGAPLAVKDLVAALRFAAQPLDDLNLAGLLVSPLIGWSQEDLLERGYRPHGERLWEWLRRNEGPETFEMMERLRALLARADFDPPQVLLHWLLVGPWDGRRKLVARLGGEANDPIDELLNAAMAYASANVPSLVGFLQWFDAGEGELKREAGKSDGLVRVMTVHGSKGLQAPIVILADAADDPDLSPPRGLEIVEDVMGARRKVPLPPLRKEEKAPAVIEAEAEAKRAEREEHWRLLYVAMTRAEEALFIAGAKGKVRRTSGGELPVDSWYAQLEPLFGDGEWEVDPLWGGRKTIGRPQDFVGRPAQADVSPVRAALPQVLLTPVGAEPRPPRPLAPSSLGEDEASEPPTHPGPGAMIAARRGTLLHRLIERLPEVSPASREASGMAWLARAGSDFDEAERSAMVRSALAVLNHPEWSDVFGPDSLAEVPLAAVVAGRVVSGTVDRLVIGRERVRIVDFKTARRPPASFTEVPAAYVRQMAAYVAALEAIHPGVPVEAALLYTHTPQLFVVPQEVIAAQKLRLAGQQESFSA, from the coding sequence ATGAGCAAGGTCTACCCGCTCAAGGAAAACCAGGCCCATGCGGTTCATCCGCAGCGCACGGTGTGGCTGTCCGCGTCGGCCGGCACCGGCAAGACCCAGGTGCTTTCCGCCCGCGTCCTGCGGCTGCTTTTGCAGGATGGCGTAGAGCCCGAACAGCTTCTCTGCCTGACTTTCACCAAGGCCGGCGCCGCCGAAATGGCCACACGCGTGAACGAGGTTCTGGCAAGCTGGGTCCGGTTGCCGGAAATCGAGCTTGCCCAGCAACTGAGAGCCATCGGCGCGCCGTTCGATCCGGGCACCGTGGCGCGTGCCCGCAGCCGCTTTGCCGCCGTTCTCGATTGCCCCGGCGGCGGATTGCGGATCGAGACGATCCACGCCTTCTGCCAGTGGCTGCTGGCCTCTTTCCCGGTGGAAGCAGGTCTGCGGCCCGGGACCCGCGCGATGGAAGACCGCGACCGCGCGCTGCTGGTGCGGCAGGTTCTCGCCGAAATGCTCGTCGAAGCCGGGGAACGTGGCGACGAGGAACTGCTCGACGCGCTGGCGACGCTTTCGCGGCGGATGAGCGAGGATCAGGTAGAAGCCTTCCTCCTGCGCTGCGCCTCGGCGCGGGACCTGTGGTGGGGGGCCGGCTCCTGGACCCCGCCGCTGCGGCCGCGCATCAACCGCGCGCTTGGGTTGGGCGAGGATGCGGGCGTCGCCGCGCTTGCCGCCCTTTGCGCCGAAGACGCGTTCGATTGCCAGTCGGTCCGTCGCTGCATGGAGATGAATGCTGCATGGGGGACCAAGGGCGGGATCGAGAATGCGAACGCGCTTGGAGACTGGCTGTCGGCAACGCCGTCGCGCCGTCTGGAGACGATCGCGCTGCTTGAAGCCTGCTTCCTGACGGCCAAGGGCGAACCGCGCTCGACCACGAACATCGAGAAGAAGCAGCCGGACTATCCCGGTTACGCATCGCGGGTGATCGCCTGCATCGAGGCATTGCGAGCCGAGCGGGCGAAGATCGACCTTGCCGACCTGCTCGAAACCGCGCTTGGCGTCGGTCGCCGCTTCGCGCTGGCGTGGGACGCGGCGAAGACCCGCGAGGGCTTCATCGATTTCGACGACCAGATCCGCACCGCCGCCGAACTGCTGACCCGGCGGACAACTGCCGAGTGGATACGTTTCAAGCTTGACCGCCGCTTCGACCATATCCTTGTCGACGAGGCGCAGGACACCAACGCCTCGCAGTGGCAGATCGTGCTGGAAGGCCTCGTATCGGACTTCTTCACCGGTGAAGGCCAGCGCGGCCCCGCAGTGCGCACGCTGTTCGTCGTGGGCGACTACAAGCAGGCAATCTTCGGCTTCCAGGGTACCAGCCCGGAAAACTTCGCCCGCGCCAGCATTCGCGTGAAGGAGCAGCTTGCCGAAGTCTCGGCGATCCTGCGCGATCCGGAGCGCGAACTGCTCGAACTTGGCCTGGGCCAGTCCTTCCGCACCGCCGCGCCGATCCTCGGGTTCGTCGATGCGGCGATAGGGCGGATTGGCTGGGACCGATTCGGGTTGAGCCAGATGCCGGAGCAGCACAAGGGCCTGCCGATCCCCGGAACCGTGGGGCTTTGGCGGGTGGTCGGCGACGATGCGGGCGAACCGGGAGAGGACGGCGAGGACACGGACGAAGGCGAGGAAGGCTGGCTTTCCCGCCCGGACCGCGAACTCGCGGATCGTATCGCCCGGCAGGTGCGGGCGTGGATCGATGTCGGTTTTCCGCTGGGCAAGGGCGACACGCCGCGACTGGCGAACGCCGGCGACGTGATGATCCTTGTCCGCAAGCGCAAGGAACTGGCCGGGCTGATCGTTGCCAGGCTTCATGCGCGCGGCGTGCCCGTTGCGGGCGTGGACCGGCTACGGCTCGGCGCGCCGCTGGCGGTCAAGGATCTGGTCGCGGCATTGCGGTTTGCCGCGCAGCCACTCGATGACCTGAACCTTGCCGGGCTGCTGGTGTCGCCGCTGATCGGATGGTCGCAGGAAGACCTGCTCGAACGCGGCTATCGCCCCCATGGCGAACGGCTGTGGGAATGGCTGCGTCGCAACGAGGGGCCGGAAACGTTCGAGATGATGGAACGGCTGCGCGCCCTGTTGGCGCGGGCCGATTTCGATCCGCCGCAAGTCCTGCTGCACTGGCTGCTGGTGGGGCCCTGGGATGGCCGGCGCAAGCTGGTGGCGAGGCTTGGCGGCGAGGCCAACGATCCGATCGATGAACTGCTCAACGCCGCGATGGCCTATGCCAGCGCGAACGTGCCAAGCCTTGTCGGGTTCCTCCAGTGGTTCGATGCCGGCGAGGGCGAGTTGAAGCGCGAAGCTGGCAAGAGCGACGGCCTTGTGCGCGTGATGACGGTCCATGGATCGAAAGGGCTTCAGGCACCCATCGTGATCCTGGCCGACGCGGCGGACGATCCGGACCTATCGCCTCCGCGCGGCCTCGAAATCGTCGAGGATGTCATGGGCGCGCGCCGCAAGGTGCCGCTGCCGCCGCTCCGCAAGGAGGAGAAGGCTCCCGCCGTGATCGAGGCCGAGGCCGAGGCCAAGCGGGCCGAGCGCGAGGAGCATTGGCGCCTGCTTTACGTGGCCATGACCCGGGCTGAAGAAGCGCTGTTCATCGCCGGGGCCAAGGGCAAGGTGCGGCGGACGAGCGGCGGCGAACTTCCGGTCGATAGTTGGTACGCGCAACTCGAACCGCTGTTCGGCGATGGCGAGTGGGAAGTCGATCCGCTGTGGGGCGGGCGCAAGACCATCGGTCGGCCACAGGATTTCGTCGGGCGCCCTGCACAGGCAGATGTCTCGCCAGTCCGGGCGGCACTGCCTCAGGTGTTGCTGACGCCCGTGGGTGCCGAACCGCGTCCGCCACGGCCGCTTGCGCCATCGTCGCTTGGCGAGGACGAAGCGTCCGAGCCGCCCACACATCCCGGGCCGGGAGCGATGATCGCTGCGCGGCGCGGGACCTTGCTGCACCGCCTGATCGAGCGCCTGCCCGAAGTCTCTCCGGCGAGCCGGGAAGCGTCGGGTATGGCATGGCTGGCGCGGGCCGGCAGCGATTTCGACGAGGCGGAGCGTTCGGCAATGGTGCGTTCCGCGCTTGCGGTGCTCAATCATCCGGAGTGGTCCGACGTGTTCGGTCCGGATTCGCTTGCGGAGGTTCCGTTGGCGGCAGTGGTCGCGGGACGCGTGGTCAGCGGGACGGTCGACCGGCTGGTCATCGGACGTGAGCGGGTCCGTATCGTCGATTTCAAGACCGCGCGCAGGCCCCCGGCGAGTTTTACGGAGGTGCCCGCCGCCTATGTCCGGCAGATGGCGGCCTACGTTGCCGCGCTTGAGGCCATCCATCCCGGCGTACCGGTCGAGGCAGCGCTACTCTATACCCACACGCCGCAGCTTTTCGTTGTACCGCAAGAGGTTATCGCCGCGCAAAAGCTGCGCCTTGCCGGACAGCAGGAATCCTTTTCCGCATGA